A region of Bacillus cabrialesii DNA encodes the following proteins:
- a CDS encoding DUF1128 domain-containing protein: protein MSSPNTETLTQMIEEISQKLNMLNVGVIKAEDFSDEKIEDLTYLHSMVMKKQSFSPSEMQAIAQELASLRK, encoded by the coding sequence TTGTCCAGCCCAAATACAGAAACATTAACTCAAATGATTGAAGAGATTTCCCAAAAACTGAACATGCTGAACGTCGGCGTGATCAAAGCGGAGGATTTCAGTGATGAAAAGATCGAAGACCTCACGTACCTTCACAGCATGGTGATGAAAAAACAATCATTCAGCCCGAGTGAAATGCAGGCAATTGCACAAGAACTAGCTTCGCTTCGTAAATAA
- a CDS encoding NAD(P)H-dependent oxidoreductase, with amino-acid sequence MADVKKQILDAYNFRHATKEFDPNKKVSDSDFEFILETGRLSPSSLGLEPWKFVVVQNPEFREKLREYTWGAQKQLPTASHFVLILARTAKDIKYNADYIKRHLKEVKQMPQDVYEGYLSKTEEFQKHDLHLLESDRTLFDWASKQTYIALGNMMTAAAQIGVDSCPVEGFQYDHIHRILEEEGLLENGSFDISVMVAFGYRVRDPRPKTRSAVEDVVKWV; translated from the coding sequence ATGGCAGATGTAAAGAAACAAATTCTGGACGCATACAATTTCAGACATGCGACAAAGGAATTTGACCCGAATAAAAAAGTATCAGACAGCGATTTTGAATTTATTTTAGAAACAGGAAGACTTTCACCGAGTTCACTCGGCCTTGAGCCTTGGAAATTCGTTGTTGTCCAAAATCCGGAATTTCGCGAGAAGCTTCGCGAATACACATGGGGCGCGCAAAAGCAGCTTCCGACAGCAAGCCATTTCGTCCTGATTCTTGCGCGTACAGCGAAGGATATCAAGTACAATGCGGACTACATCAAACGTCATTTAAAAGAAGTAAAACAAATGCCGCAGGACGTGTATGAAGGCTATCTCAGCAAGACAGAAGAGTTCCAGAAACACGATCTGCATTTGCTTGAAAGCGACAGAACACTGTTTGACTGGGCTTCTAAACAAACGTATATTGCGCTTGGCAACATGATGACCGCCGCTGCGCAAATCGGCGTAGATTCCTGCCCTGTGGAAGGCTTCCAGTATGATCACATTCACCGTATTCTTGAAGAAGAAGGCCTCCTGGAAAACGGAAGCTTCGACATTTCTGTGATGGTGGCATTCGGCTACCGTGTGAGAGACCCTCGTCCGAAAACAAGATCTGCAGTTGAAGATGTTGTGAAATGGGTGTAA
- the treC gene encoding alpha,alpha-phosphotrehalase yields MKTEQTPWWKKAVVYQIYPKSFNDTTGNGVGDLNGIIEKLDYLKTLQVDVLWLTPIYDSPQHDNGYDIRDYYSIYPEYGTMEDFERLLSEAHKRDLKVVMDLVVNHTSTEHKWFQEAISSKDSPYRDFYIWKNPQGNGSVPTNWKSKFGGSAWELDEASGQYYLHLFDVTQADLNWENEKVRKQVYDMMHFWFEKGIDGFRLDVINLISKDQRFPDAEDGDDGRSYYTDGPRVHEYLHEMNEKVFSHYDSMTVGEMSSTKVDHCIRYTNPANKELDMTFSFHHLKVDYPNGEKWALAPFDFLKLKEILSEWQTGMHAGGGWNALFWCNHDQPRVVSRYGNDGAYRVKSAKMLATTIHMMQGTPYIYQGEELGMTNPKFEDISSYRDVESLNMYRAFKKKGMADQEITAILQAKSRDNSRTPVQWNDTENGGFTTGTPWIPVAANYRKINAEAALKDQNSVFYHYQKLIQIRKTYDIVTEGAYELIAKDDPNVFAYLRHGGNEKLFVINNFYGKEAAFTLPDSLAADEWRAEVLLTNDGVREGLQNMTLRPYESIVYRLTKPC; encoded by the coding sequence ATGAAAACAGAACAAACGCCATGGTGGAAAAAAGCTGTGGTCTATCAAATTTATCCGAAAAGCTTTAACGATACGACGGGAAACGGTGTCGGCGATCTGAACGGCATTATTGAAAAGCTGGATTACTTAAAAACACTTCAGGTGGATGTGCTTTGGCTGACGCCGATTTATGATTCTCCACAGCATGATAATGGGTATGATATCCGTGACTATTACTCGATCTATCCTGAATACGGAACGATGGAGGACTTTGAGCGCCTGCTGTCCGAAGCGCATAAAAGAGACTTGAAAGTCGTCATGGATCTTGTCGTCAATCATACATCAACAGAGCACAAATGGTTTCAAGAGGCGATTTCGTCAAAAGACAGCCCGTACCGTGATTTTTATATATGGAAAAATCCGCAGGGAAACGGTTCTGTTCCGACAAACTGGAAGTCGAAATTCGGCGGCTCCGCATGGGAGCTTGACGAAGCATCGGGCCAATACTATTTGCATCTGTTTGATGTGACGCAGGCTGATTTGAATTGGGAAAATGAAAAGGTCAGAAAGCAGGTCTATGACATGATGCATTTTTGGTTTGAAAAGGGAATAGACGGCTTCAGGCTTGATGTCATCAACTTGATTTCTAAAGACCAGCGCTTTCCGGATGCGGAAGACGGAGACGACGGCCGTTCCTATTACACTGACGGGCCGCGGGTGCACGAATATCTGCATGAAATGAACGAAAAGGTGTTTTCACATTATGACAGTATGACGGTCGGTGAGATGTCTTCAACGAAGGTAGACCATTGCATCCGGTATACAAATCCCGCAAATAAAGAACTCGATATGACGTTCAGTTTCCATCATCTCAAGGTTGATTATCCAAACGGTGAAAAATGGGCTTTGGCGCCGTTTGACTTTTTGAAGCTAAAGGAGATCTTATCAGAGTGGCAGACGGGGATGCACGCCGGAGGGGGATGGAACGCTCTGTTTTGGTGCAATCACGATCAGCCACGCGTTGTATCGAGATATGGAAATGATGGCGCGTACAGGGTGAAATCGGCGAAAATGCTCGCCACCACCATTCATATGATGCAGGGCACGCCTTATATTTATCAGGGCGAGGAGCTGGGAATGACCAATCCGAAGTTTGAGGACATCAGCTCCTATCGGGATGTCGAATCGCTGAACATGTACCGCGCCTTCAAGAAAAAAGGGATGGCTGACCAAGAGATCACTGCGATTTTACAGGCGAAATCCCGTGACAATTCCAGAACGCCTGTCCAGTGGAATGATACGGAGAATGGCGGTTTTACAACGGGCACGCCATGGATACCGGTTGCCGCTAACTATCGAAAAATCAATGCCGAAGCCGCGCTGAAGGATCAGAACTCGGTGTTTTACCATTATCAAAAACTGATTCAGATTCGAAAAACGTATGACATTGTGACAGAGGGAGCGTATGAGTTAATCGCAAAGGATGACCCGAACGTTTTTGCGTATCTCAGACATGGCGGCAATGAAAAGCTGTTCGTCATCAATAATTTTTACGGGAAAGAGGCAGCCTTTACACTGCCGGATTCTTTAGCGGCTGACGAGTGGAGGGCAGAGGTGCTGTTGACGAACGATGGGGTGAGGGAAGGACTGCAAAACATGACGCTCCGCCCGTATGAGTCCATTGTTTATCGTTTAACGAAACCGTGTTAA
- a CDS encoding multifunctional 2',3'-cyclic-nucleotide 2'-phosphodiesterase/3'-nucleotidase/5'-nucleotidase: MRIQKRRTHVGNILRILLPPIMILSLILPTPPIHAEESAAPQVHLSILATTDIHANMMDYDYYSDKETTDFGLARTAQLIQKHREQNPNTLLVDNGDLIQGNPLGEYAVKYEKDDIISGAKTHPIISVMNALKYDAGTLGNHEFNYGLDFLDGTIKGADFPIVNANVKTTSGANRYTPYVLKEKTVTDENGNEQKVKVGYIGFVPPQIMTWDKKNLEGQVQVQDIVESANETIPKMKAEGADVIIALAHTGIEKQAQSSGAENAVFDLATKTKGIDAIISGHQHGLFPSAEYAGVPQFDVEKGTINGIPVVMPSSWGKYLGVIDLKLEKTDGSWKVADSKGSIESIAGTVTSRNETVANTIRQTHQNTLEYVRKPVGKTEADINSFFAQVKDDPSIQIVTDAQKWYAEKEMKDTKYKDLPILSAGAPFKAGGRNGANYYTNIPAGDLAIKNVGDLYLYDNTVQIVKLTGSEVKDWLDMSAGQFNQIDPSKSGDQALLNENFRSYNFDVIDGVTYQVDVTKPAKYNENGKVINADSSRIINLSYEGKPINATQEFLVVTNNYRASGGGGFPHLTSDKIVHGSAVENRQVLMDYIIEQKTVNPKADNNWSIAPVSGTNLTFESSLLAKPFADKADDVAYVSESANTGYGVYKLQFDDDSNPDPPQDGLWDLTVMHTNDTHAHLDDAARRMTKINEVRNETDHNILLDAGDVFSGDLYFTKWNGLADLKFMNMMGYDAMTFGNHEFDKGPTVLSDFLSGNSTTVDPANRYRFEAPEFPVVSANVDVSNEPKLSSYVKKPQTFTAGEKKEPGIHPYILLDVDGEKVAVFGLTTEDTATTSSPGKSIVFHDAFETAQNTVKTIQEEEKVNKIIALTHIGHNRDLELAKKVKGIDLIIGGHTHTLVDKMEVVNNEEPTIVAQAKEYGQYLGRVDVAFDENGVVQTDKSNLSVLPIDEHTEENAEAKKGLDQFKSELEDVKNEKVGYTDVALDGQREHVRTKETNLGNFIADGMLAKAKEAAGARIAITNGGGIRAGIDKGDITLGEVLNVMPFGNTLYVADLTGKQIKEALEQGLSNVENGGGAFPQVAGIDYTFTLNNEPGHRVLEVKIESLNGDKVDLNMDNTYRVATNNFVGAGGDGYSVFTEASHGEDLGYVDYEIFTEQLKKLGHKVSPKIEGRIKEVFLPTKQKDGSWTLDEDKFAIYAKNANTPFVYYGTHEGSQEKPINLKVKKDQVKLLKERESDPSLTVFNYWYSMKMPMANLKAADTAIGITSTGELDVSLADVYDFTVKQKGKEIKSFKEPVQLSLRMFDIEEAHNPAIYHVDRKKKAFTKTENGSVDDDMVTGYTNHFSEYTILNSGSNNKPPAFPSDQPTGGDDGDNGGGSDKPGGKQPTDGNGGGDDTPPGTEPTNGSGGNGSSGSGTDGPAGGLLPDTATSMYSILLAGILVSALGTALYLRQRRKQNKANQA; encoded by the coding sequence GTGAGAATACAGAAAAGACGAACACACGTCGGCAACATTCTCCGTATTCTTTTGCCCCCAATTATGATACTTAGCCTAATCCTCCCAACACCACCCATTCATGCAGAAGAAAGCGCGGCTCCTCAGGTACATCTGAGTATTTTGGCCACGACTGATATTCATGCCAACATGATGGATTACGATTACTACAGCGACAAAGAAACGACGGATTTCGGGCTGGCGAGAACGGCACAGCTGATCCAAAAGCACCGCGAGCAAAACCCAAACACCCTGCTCGTCGATAACGGCGACTTGATTCAAGGGAATCCGCTGGGCGAATACGCGGTGAAATATGAAAAAGACGACATTATCTCCGGCGCGAAAACCCATCCGATCATCAGCGTCATGAATGCGCTGAAATACGACGCCGGTACACTGGGCAATCATGAATTTAACTACGGGCTCGACTTTCTGGACGGCACGATCAAAGGAGCCGATTTCCCGATTGTCAATGCCAACGTCAAAACAACAAGCGGTGCAAACCGTTATACGCCGTATGTTTTGAAAGAAAAAACCGTCACTGATGAAAACGGTAATGAACAGAAAGTAAAAGTCGGCTACATAGGCTTCGTCCCGCCGCAAATCATGACGTGGGACAAAAAGAATCTCGAGGGCCAGGTCCAGGTGCAGGATATCGTAGAATCAGCCAATGAAACGATTCCGAAAATGAAGGCGGAAGGCGCTGATGTCATCATTGCTCTCGCCCACACCGGCATTGAAAAACAGGCGCAATCATCCGGCGCCGAAAACGCCGTGTTTGATCTTGCCACTAAAACGAAAGGCATTGACGCGATCATCTCGGGCCATCAGCACGGACTGTTCCCTTCCGCCGAGTATGCGGGTGTTCCCCAATTCGATGTTGAAAAAGGAACGATTAACGGCATTCCTGTCGTTATGCCGAGCAGCTGGGGCAAATACTTAGGCGTGATTGACCTCAAACTCGAAAAGACTGACGGTTCATGGAAGGTGGCAGATTCCAAAGGCAGTATTGAATCCATTGCCGGCACTGTCACATCCCGAAATGAAACGGTCGCAAACACCATCCGGCAAACACACCAAAACACACTCGAATATGTCAGAAAACCGGTCGGCAAAACAGAAGCAGATATTAACAGCTTTTTTGCACAGGTCAAAGATGACCCTTCCATTCAGATCGTGACCGACGCGCAAAAATGGTACGCTGAAAAGGAAATGAAGGATACCAAGTACAAGGACCTTCCAATTTTGTCTGCGGGAGCGCCGTTTAAAGCAGGCGGCAGAAACGGAGCCAATTACTATACAAACATTCCGGCCGGTGATCTTGCGATTAAAAACGTCGGTGACTTGTATCTTTATGATAATACCGTTCAGATCGTCAAGTTGACAGGCAGCGAGGTCAAGGACTGGCTGGACATGTCAGCAGGCCAATTCAATCAAATTGATCCGTCAAAAAGCGGTGATCAAGCCTTGCTGAATGAGAATTTCCGCTCCTATAATTTTGACGTGATTGACGGCGTCACATATCAGGTCGATGTGACAAAACCGGCGAAATACAATGAGAACGGAAAAGTCATCAACGCGGATTCATCCCGGATTATCAACCTTTCCTATGAAGGTAAACCCATCAACGCGACCCAGGAATTTCTCGTCGTCACAAATAATTATCGCGCGTCCGGAGGCGGCGGTTTCCCTCACCTGACGAGCGATAAGATTGTCCACGGCTCCGCTGTTGAAAATAGACAGGTGCTGATGGATTACATTATCGAACAAAAAACAGTCAATCCAAAAGCGGACAACAACTGGTCAATCGCGCCTGTTTCCGGAACAAATTTGACGTTTGAATCCTCACTTTTGGCTAAGCCTTTTGCCGATAAAGCGGACGATGTCGCTTATGTAAGCGAGTCTGCAAATACTGGCTATGGTGTGTACAAGCTGCAATTCGATGATGATTCAAATCCTGATCCTCCTCAAGACGGACTGTGGGATCTGACTGTGATGCACACGAATGATACGCACGCCCACCTCGATGACGCAGCGAGACGAATGACGAAAATCAACGAAGTGCGAAACGAAACAGACCACAACATTCTCCTTGATGCGGGAGATGTGTTTTCCGGCGACCTGTATTTCACAAAGTGGAACGGTTTAGCCGATTTGAAATTCATGAACATGATGGGCTATGACGCCATGACTTTCGGAAACCATGAATTTGATAAAGGCCCGACAGTGCTTTCTGATTTTCTAAGCGGAAACAGCACAACCGTCGATCCGGCAAACCGCTACCGCTTTGAAGCGCCTGAATTTCCGGTCGTCAGCGCAAACGTGGATGTATCAAATGAGCCTAAGCTGTCATCCTATGTCAAAAAGCCGCAAACCTTTACGGCAGGCGAAAAGAAAGAGCCCGGCATCCACCCTTACATTCTGTTAGATGTTGACGGTGAGAAAGTCGCCGTATTCGGGCTGACAACGGAAGATACAGCCACCACATCAAGCCCGGGCAAGAGCATTGTCTTTCATGATGCGTTTGAAACCGCGCAAAACACGGTCAAAACGATTCAGGAAGAAGAAAAAGTAAATAAAATTATCGCTTTAACCCATATCGGGCATAACCGTGATCTTGAGCTAGCCAAAAAAGTAAAAGGCATTGACTTAATCATCGGCGGACACACACACACCCTCGTAGACAAAATGGAGGTCGTGAACAACGAAGAGCCGACGATCGTGGCGCAGGCAAAAGAATACGGCCAATACTTGGGACGTGTTGATGTCGCGTTTGATGAAAACGGCGTTGTGCAAACAGACAAATCAAATCTGAGTGTGCTGCCGATTGATGAACATACAGAAGAAAACGCAGAAGCCAAAAAAGGGCTGGATCAGTTCAAAAGTGAACTAGAGGACGTCAAAAATGAAAAAGTCGGCTACACGGATGTGGCGCTTGACGGCCAGCGCGAGCATGTGCGGACGAAGGAAACCAATCTCGGAAACTTTATCGCGGACGGCATGCTGGCAAAAGCGAAAGAAGCAGCCGGCGCCAGAATCGCGATCACAAATGGCGGCGGCATCAGAGCCGGCATTGACAAAGGCGATATCACACTCGGCGAGGTGCTGAACGTGATGCCGTTCGGAAATACGCTTTACGTGGCCGATTTGACCGGAAAACAAATTAAAGAAGCCCTTGAACAAGGATTAAGCAATGTGGAAAATGGAGGCGGCGCCTTCCCTCAGGTGGCCGGAATCGACTATACCTTTACATTAAACAACGAACCTGGACACCGCGTTTTAGAGGTGAAAATTGAATCGCTTAACGGAGACAAAGTTGATCTGAATATGGATAATACCTACCGCGTGGCAACGAATAATTTTGTCGGCGCCGGTGGAGACGGATATTCTGTCTTTACAGAAGCGTCCCATGGTGAAGACCTTGGCTACGTGGATTATGAGATTTTCACCGAACAGCTGAAAAAACTAGGACACAAGGTCTCTCCTAAAATCGAAGGACGCATCAAAGAAGTATTCCTACCGACAAAGCAGAAAGACGGCAGCTGGACACTTGATGAGGACAAATTTGCGATTTATGCGAAAAATGCCAACACGCCGTTTGTCTATTATGGAACACATGAAGGATCTCAAGAGAAGCCTATCAATCTTAAAGTGAAAAAAGATCAGGTCAAACTTTTGAAAGAAAGAGAGTCAGATCCTTCATTGACGGTGTTCAACTACTGGTACAGCATGAAGATGCCAATGGCGAACCTTAAAGCCGCAGACACCGCAATCGGAATTACGTCAACGGGAGAATTGGATGTTTCACTTGCAGACGTATATGACTTTACAGTGAAGCAAAAAGGAAAGGAAATAAAATCATTCAAAGAGCCCGTTCAGCTTTCGCTTCGCATGTTTGATATTGAAGAAGCCCATAACCCTGCCATTTATCATGTCGATCGGAAAAAGAAAGCTTTCACCAAGACAGAAAACGGGTCAGTTGACGATGATATGGTAACAGGATACACAAACCACTTCAGCGAATACACGATCTTAAATTCCGGTTCAAACAACAAACCGCCGGCATTTCCATCCGATCAGCCGACAGGCGGTGATGACGGCGATAATGGCGGAGGCTCTGACAAACCAGGCGGAAAACAGCCGACTGACGGGAACGGAGGAGGAGATGATACACCTCCCGGCACCGAACCGACAAACGGCTCTGGAGGAAACGGATCAAGCGGATCAGGTACGGACGGCCCGGCTGGCGGCTTGCTTCCGGACACAGCTACATCCATGTACTCGATCCTCTTGGCCGGAATACTGGTCAGCGCACTCGGAACGGCATTGTACTTGCGTCAGAGAAGAAAACAAAATAAAGCGAATCAGGCATAA
- a CDS encoding MFS transporter → MKTTPIKTASGMYINYFFLGMVNIILASNMSSLTKQWNTDPTGISYVIAAIGFGKLLTYGISGVLSDKIGRKPLVVASAGIMAVFLVGIPLSPSYELAFVFALLAGVANSAMDAGTYPALTELFPSASGSANVLVKAFMSVGAALLPLLITLLADHSLFYGFAFYLPAAVYVLNIVYLSTLPFPKKQNKPISGGQQETSAFLSEPVFQKEGIALIVIGFTSTALFTVSQIWLPSYAQKAAGLAESASVQLLSYYSIGSLTSVLLLALLLNRWVKPVMITLLYPIITLCTLAVMLTVHVPVVLDITAFFLGFSTAGVFQITITLMTELFWKRKGTVTGIVATASSIASILLPIATGLIAKAGGIAHIFMFDFGIAVIGTAAAAFLYYRYNKLTGAQA, encoded by the coding sequence ATGAAAACGACACCTATCAAAACAGCATCCGGAATGTATATCAACTACTTCTTTCTGGGAATGGTCAACATCATTCTCGCATCCAATATGTCCTCTTTAACAAAACAGTGGAATACCGATCCGACCGGCATCAGTTATGTCATTGCCGCTATCGGGTTCGGCAAGCTTCTGACATACGGCATTTCCGGGGTTTTATCAGATAAAATCGGCCGAAAACCGCTTGTTGTCGCTTCTGCGGGAATTATGGCCGTCTTTTTAGTCGGTATTCCTTTATCACCGAGCTATGAATTGGCGTTTGTGTTCGCCTTATTAGCCGGAGTCGCAAATTCAGCAATGGACGCCGGAACATATCCGGCCTTAACCGAGCTCTTCCCGTCTGCTTCCGGCTCGGCGAATGTCTTGGTTAAAGCCTTTATGTCTGTCGGAGCCGCACTTTTGCCGCTTCTGATCACATTATTAGCAGATCACAGCCTGTTTTACGGATTTGCTTTTTATCTGCCGGCAGCAGTCTATGTGCTGAATATCGTTTACTTATCAACACTGCCGTTTCCTAAGAAACAGAACAAGCCAATTAGCGGCGGCCAACAGGAAACCTCCGCTTTCTTGTCTGAACCCGTTTTCCAGAAAGAAGGCATCGCACTGATCGTTATCGGTTTTACATCTACAGCTTTATTTACGGTTTCTCAAATCTGGCTCCCGAGCTACGCGCAAAAGGCTGCCGGTCTAGCTGAATCAGCATCCGTGCAATTGCTGAGCTATTACAGCATAGGATCTCTGACATCCGTTTTATTATTAGCCCTTCTGCTGAACAGATGGGTAAAGCCAGTCATGATTACGCTCTTATATCCTATTATTACTTTATGTACGCTCGCGGTCATGCTGACGGTTCATGTGCCAGTTGTGCTCGATATCACCGCCTTTTTCTTAGGCTTTTCAACCGCGGGTGTGTTTCAAATTACCATTACATTAATGACAGAGCTTTTCTGGAAGCGAAAAGGAACCGTTACCGGAATTGTAGCCACCGCTTCAAGCATCGCGTCGATTCTGCTGCCGATTGCTACGGGGCTCATCGCAAAAGCGGGAGGCATCGCCCATATCTTTATGTTCGACTTCGGCATAGCAGTCATCGGAACAGCTGCAGCCGCCTTCTTGTATTATAGATACAATAAACTGACAGGTGCTCAAGCCTAA
- the yfkM gene encoding general stress protein 18 — translation MGKKIAVVLTDYFEDSEYTEPAKAFKEAGHELTVIENEKGKTVKGKQGNAEVTVDASIDDVNPSDFDALLIPGGFSPDQLRADDRFVQFAKAFMTDKKPVFAICHGPQLLINAKALDGRKATGYTSIRVDMENAGAHVVDQEVVVCQNQLVTSRTPDDIPAFNRESLALLEK, via the coding sequence ATGGGAAAAAAAATTGCAGTTGTTTTGACAGATTATTTTGAGGATAGTGAGTATACTGAGCCTGCGAAAGCCTTTAAAGAAGCGGGACATGAATTGACTGTCATTGAGAATGAAAAAGGAAAAACAGTAAAAGGCAAGCAGGGGAACGCGGAAGTGACAGTTGACGCGTCCATTGACGACGTGAACCCTTCAGACTTTGATGCGCTTTTGATTCCCGGAGGATTTTCACCAGACCAGCTTCGCGCTGATGACCGTTTCGTCCAATTTGCAAAAGCATTTATGACTGACAAAAAACCGGTATTTGCAATCTGCCACGGCCCGCAGCTCTTAATCAACGCGAAAGCGCTCGATGGCCGAAAAGCAACAGGCTATACATCCATTCGAGTTGATATGGAAAACGCGGGTGCCCACGTCGTAGACCAGGAAGTGGTCGTTTGCCAAAATCAATTGGTCACAAGCCGCACACCGGACGACATTCCGGCATTTAACCGCGAATCTTTGGCATTGCTTGAGAAATAA
- the treR gene encoding trehalose operon repressor, with amino-acid sequence MKVNKFIAIYKDIAQEIEGGRWKAEEILPSEHELTAQYDTSRETVRKALHMLAQNGYIQKIRGKGSIVLNREKMQFPVSGLVSFKELAQTLGKETKTTVHKFGLGPPSELIQKQLRANPDDDIWEVIRSRKIDGEHVILDKDYFFRKHVPHLTKEICENSIYEYIEGELGLSISYAQKEIVAEPCTDEDRKLLDLRGYDHMVVVRNYVFLEDTSLFQYTESRHRLDKFRFVDFARRGK; translated from the coding sequence ATGAAGGTGAATAAATTCATCGCAATCTATAAAGACATCGCACAGGAAATTGAAGGCGGCCGATGGAAAGCGGAGGAGATTCTTCCGTCTGAACATGAGTTGACCGCACAGTACGATACATCTAGAGAAACGGTCAGGAAGGCGCTTCACATGCTTGCGCAAAACGGCTATATCCAGAAAATCAGAGGGAAAGGCTCCATCGTTCTCAACCGTGAAAAAATGCAGTTTCCCGTCTCAGGCCTTGTCAGCTTCAAAGAGCTCGCGCAAACGCTGGGCAAAGAAACGAAAACAACTGTACACAAATTCGGGCTGGGGCCTCCGTCAGAGCTGATCCAAAAACAGCTCCGGGCCAATCCGGATGACGACATCTGGGAAGTCATCAGGTCTAGAAAGATTGACGGGGAACATGTGATTTTGGACAAGGATTACTTTTTCAGAAAGCATGTCCCTCACCTGACGAAAGAAATTTGTGAGAACTCCATATATGAATATATAGAAGGAGAGCTCGGTCTTTCGATCAGCTACGCGCAAAAAGAAATTGTCGCCGAGCCGTGTACGGATGAGGACAGGAAGCTGCTCGATTTACGCGGTTATGACCATATGGTCGTGGTGAGAAACTACGTCTTTTTGGAGGATACGAGTCTGTTTCAATATACGGAAAGCAGACACCGTCTCGACAAATTCAGGTTTGTTGATTTTGCCCGGCGGGGGAAATGA